ACGGTATAGGTGGGCCGGCGCGGCGCAGCAGCGGTGGGGATGGCGGTCGGTGTGGCCGGCGGCTGCGGGTTGACCAGGCCGCACGCCGAAAGCAACAGCGCCACAGGCGCGAGAAGAATGCGTTTCATAGATGCTCAGATAGCTCGTGAATGCAACATCGTCAAAAGCCGACTCCCGACTCCTCACTCCTTACTTCCCATTTCCCATTTCCCACTCCCCACTCCCGACCCCTGACCCCTGAACCCTGACCTCCGACTTCTCAATTCTCAATTCTCAATTCTCAATTCTCAATTTCCTATACCGCGCCCAGCTTGATCGCCTCGAACGCCTTCAGGCGGCGCAGCGAGATCAGCATGATGCCGATGGCCACGGCCAGCGCGACGGCAAGCGAGGCGTAGATCAACATCAAGTCCTGCCAGGCGATGCGCACGATGAACGGCGGCACGCTCGTCGCCATCGCCCCGCCAATCTGCATGAACGGGATGAACAGCCGGCTGACGATCACGCCGAGCGCGCTGCCGGCCAGCGCGCCCAGCCCGATCAGCAAGATCTGTTCGAGCGCGACGAAGACCGCCATCTGCCCCGCCGACAGGCCGATCGTGCGCAACATGCCGAGTTGGATGCGCCGCCCGCGAAAGGTGATCACCGCCGAGAGCACGAACCCGACTACGGTGAGCAACGAGGCGGCGATGAAGCCGGCCGACAGCAGCCCGAACACCCCGCGGCGCTCCGGCTTCGCCTGAGCCGCGCGGATGACCTGCCGCGCGTCGGTGCCATTCAGCACCAAAAAACCCAGCGTGCCGGCGGCGTCCACGACCTGATCCAGCGTCGTCTCTGGTTCGACGGCCAGCAACACGTCGTAGGGCAAGGCAGTGCCGATGTGCTCGAACACGTAGTCCAGGTTGCCCACGAAGATCTCGCGGGGTTCGCGGCCCTCGTAGGGGAACAGGTCGAACACGCCGGCGATCGTGAAGGTGATCGGCCGGTTGCCGAAGCCGACCGCCTCGATCGTCAGCACCAGCGGCTCGCCGATGCGCAGGTTGTTGCGTCCCAGGAAGTCGCGCCCGACGAGCAGCGCGTCCGAATTGAGCGCCAGCCGGTTCATCAGCGCGCCCAGCGGTTGCGGCGCGAAGTCGTCGCGAAAATAGGCCGTGAGCTGGAAGTCCACGCGATCTACGCCGATGAACTCCGCGCGCTCCGGCGCGTCGCGCACGTTGGGCCGCGCGCCGAACGTCCCCACCCGCGCCGCCGACCGCACGCCGGGAATGCGCAGGTGCTCTTGCACGGGCACGAACGTGTAGTACACCGGCTCTTCCTCCTCTTCCGGGCTCCCGGCAGCGCCGGGCGCCTGTCCGGCCTCGCCCGCCAGTGCGATGCCGAACGGCGACGTGCGCACGCTCAGGTCACCCGTCTCCACCAGGCGGATGTCGGCGCCGGTGCGGAAGTAGGTCGCGTCGTAGAGGTGGCGATCCAGCGTGAGCGCGATGGACGAGCTGAACACGGCCAGCCCCATGGTGAAGATGAGCAGCAACAGCGGGCCGATGTAGTTCGCTGGTGCGCGCGCCAGGCTGCGCAACGTCAGCAGGATCGCCGTGCCCACCGGCAACCGCGCTGCGAGGACGGACAGCCCGCGCATGGCCAACGGAAAGAAGCGCACCAGCACCAGCGCCGCCGCTGCCAGCATGAAGACCGGCGCTAGAAAGCGCACCGGGTCGGCGAATGGGTCGGCGGCGCGCCGTGGATCGTCGGCCAGCAAGATGCCGCCGGACTGGCGCAGTTGAAAGTATACGTAACCCGCCGCGATCATCAGCAGCACGTCCAGGTAGGCGCGTTGCCAAAACGGCGGGCGCAGCGACCGCGCCTGCGACGAGCGATAGGACACGATGGTGCGCCGCGCCGCGCCCAGCGCCGGGATCAACGCCGCCAGAAATGCCACCATCGCCGCCCCGATTGCGAAGCGCGCCGCCTGGCTGTTGAGCCGGACCGGCAGCGCCGGCTCGCCCGAGAAGACTAGGAACGACGAGAGCTGCGTCATCAACGACGCCAGACCGTAGCCGGCGGCCAGCCCCACACCCAGCGCGACCAGGCCGACGATCAACGCTTCGATCGTGTATAGCAGGGCGATGCCCAGCGCCGATGCGCCACGGCTGCGCAGCACGGCGATTTCGCCTTCCTGCTCGCGCACCACCATGCTCGCCACCATGACGACGAAATACAGCACCACGGCCAGCAGCGGCACGCTGAAGATCACCAGCAGCAACGTTAGTTCGTTGGTTGCCTGCACATAGCGTTGCAGCGAAGCGACCGGCGAGATGCGCACGGCTAGGCCGTTGCGCTGCGCGGTCAGCTCCGCGCCCAATCGGCCCAGCCGGCCCAGCAGCGGCATCACGCTATCGGTGTCCAGGCCGCTGCCGTCGGCCAGGAAGTACCACAGGTTCAATTCGGCGTCGAACGGGATGGCCGGCGCAACCTGCTGCGCATAGATCGCCTCGGTGACGAGCAGGCTATCGCTCAGCGCGTCCGGGCGATAGAACCAGTAGGGGTCGTCGGGGTTCTCCTCGGCCCAGATGCCGCTGATGTGAATGCGTTGCTGGATCGGCGGCAGGCCGCGCCGGGGCGCGCCGTAGAGGATGTAGTCTTCGCCGGCCTGCACACCGATGCGGTTGGCCAGCTCGCTGTAGGCCAGCGCCTCGATCACGCCGTCGTCGCGCGGGCGCGGCAACGCGCCGAACACCTGAATGCGCGGCTCGAAGTCGGACAGCGCCCCGATGCTCATCCACTCCAATTGCGTGTTGGCGCTGGCGTATTGCGTGGCCTTGTCGGCGGGGAAGAGGCGGAACTTGGGCGTGTGTAGATAGCGCACTGTTTGCGAGATCGGCAGGCCGATGGCGGCCGGCGCGCGGCTGCGCACCATCGCGTCGTCACGCAGATAGTCCTCGTACTCGATCGGGCCGTTGATCGAGCCATAGTAGGCGATCAAGAAAGCGAACGGCGGCCGGCGGCGGGCCTGGTCGTCGGACTCGACGCGGTCTTGCAGCACGCGCAATTGCACGGCGTTGCTGAACATCGGGATGGCCGAGGCGAGCATGACGGCCACTGCGATGCCGAGCGCCAGACACGCGGCCAGGCCGAACTGGTTGAAGAGGCGTTGCAGCGACAACCGCACCAAGCCGTAGATGCGCGTGAACGGCGCGAGGATGCCCATTGGGTGGATGCAATTCTACAGGGGGTGAGCGGTGAGGAATTTGGAAGTGGGGAGTCGGGAGTGGGGAGTCGGAAGTAGCTTCACTCCCCAATCTCCAATCTCCACTCACCACACCACCCACCCCATCCCCTCGCTATAATCCCCGCCACGCACCATGGACGCATCACTCGACGCACTCGAACGCGAGGCGCTGGCGGCGCTGGCGCAGGCGAACACCGGCGAAGCGCTGCAAGCTTGGCACGGCAAATACTTCGGCACCAAGCGCGCCAAGGGCGAACTGGAACGCGCGATGGCGGCCATCGGCACGCTCGGCCCGAATGAGCGCCCGGCCTTCGGCAAGCGCGCCAACGAGGTGAAGCAAGCGCTCACCGCCGCGTTCGAGGCCAAGCAGGCCGCAGTCAAAGAAGCCGAACTGGAAGCGGCGATGAAATCCGGCGCGCTCGACGTGACGCTGCCCGGCGCGCCGATCCCGCGCGGCCGGCTGCACCCCAGCACCCTGACCCTGCGGCGCATCGTCAAGATCTTCGCCCATATGGGCTTCGAGGTCTACCGCTCGCCGGAGGTGGAGACCGACGAGATGAACTTCGCGCTGCTCAACATGCCGCCGGAGCACCCCGCCCGCGACATGTGGGACACTTTCTACACCACGCAGCCCGGCGTGCTCCTGCGCACGCACACCTCGCCCGGCCAGATCCGCGTGATGCGCGAGCGCGGCGCGAACGGCACCAAGCCGATCCGCGTCATCCTGCCCGGCATGGTCTATCGCTACGAGCAGGTCACCGCGCGCAGCGAGATGCAGTTCAACCAGGTGGAGGGATTGGCCATCGGCCGCAAGATCACCTTTGCCGATCTGAAGGGCGTGATGGCTGAGTTCGCCCGCCACATGTTCGGCGGCGACGCGCGCATTCGCTTCCGCTGCTCGTACTTCCCGTTCACCGAGCCGAGCGTGGAGGTGGATGTGTATTGGGGCCTGGCCACCGAGCGCGACCGGATGATCACCAAAGGTACCGGCTGGCTGGAGATCGCCGGCGCCGGCATGGTCCACCCCACCGTGCTGCGCAACGGCGGCTACGACCCGGCGGCATGGTCCGGCTTCGCCTTCGGCATGGGGCCGGAGCGCCAGGCCATGCGCCTGCTCGGCATCAGCGACATCCGCTACTTCTGGCAGAACGACCTGCGCTTCCTCGAGCAGTTTTGAGAAGTAACCGCGGAGAAACGGCGGCGCGGAGGCTTGTTTCGAACGCTCTGGCTGCATTGCATTAGCTTCATAGGGCGTAGCAGACTGAGCGCGCAGCCGGACGGTGGGCGTCGGCAATCCCCGCGCGAACGGGCTAAAATCGGGCGTGGTACGAGGGGGACGACGGATGGGCCTATGAAGCGCTCGACTCGACTGCGCTACGCCGCTGCTGCAACGCTCGGCGCGACGATCATGCTCGCAGTTTTCATGCTGACGACGTGGTGGGCATCGCCGCGCAGTGCGTTGGCCGGGCGCGCGCCGGAGCGGCCGTTGCAGCAACCCTTCTTCCCCGACGTGTTCGAGCC
The window above is part of the Candidatus Roseilinea sp. genome. Proteins encoded here:
- the pheS gene encoding phenylalanine--tRNA ligase alpha subunit yields the protein MDASLDALEREALAALAQANTGEALQAWHGKYFGTKRAKGELERAMAAIGTLGPNERPAFGKRANEVKQALTAAFEAKQAAVKEAELEAAMKSGALDVTLPGAPIPRGRLHPSTLTLRRIVKIFAHMGFEVYRSPEVETDEMNFALLNMPPEHPARDMWDTFYTTQPGVLLRTHTSPGQIRVMRERGANGTKPIRVILPGMVYRYEQVTARSEMQFNQVEGLAIGRKITFADLKGVMAEFARHMFGGDARIRFRCSYFPFTEPSVEVDVYWGLATERDRMITKGTGWLEIAGAGMVHPTVLRNGGYDPAAWSGFAFGMGPERQAMRLLGISDIRYFWQNDLRFLEQF